The Cellulomonas oligotrophica sequence GGGCGGCGCCGGCGTCCTCGACGCGGTGGTCGACCGGGTCGCCGGCGGGCACCGGCCCACCGGGGAGCGCGGGGCGCGTGCGGTGCTCGCGGCGGTGCTGCTGACCCTGGCGGCGTCGGCGGCGGACGTCGAGACGTCCCTGAGCGAGTCCGTCGCGGACGTCGAGCGGCTCGTCTTCTCCGAGCGGCCCGCCCCGGGGGCGCTCGGCGTCGTCTACGACCTCAAGCGGGAGATCGCCGAGGCGCGCCGGGCCCTGGCCCCGCTGGGCGCGCACCTGGCCGAGCTCGTCGAGGAGGTCCTCGACGGCGACGCCGCGCACCGCCAGCCGCCGTGGCTGCGCCGCGTGCAGGCGTCCGCGGACCGCACGGACCGGCACCTGCAGGCCCAGGACTCGCTGCTGGGCGACATGCTCGAGGTGCACCTGGCGCAGGTGTCGGTGCGGCAGAACGAGGACATGCGCAAGATCAGCGCGTGGGCGGCGATCGTCGCGGCGCCGACGCTCGTCGCGGGCGTGTACGGCATGAACTTCCGGCACATGCCCGAGCTGGCGTGGCCGCTGGGGTACCCCCTGGCCGTGGGCGGCATGGCGGTGCTGTGCGTGGTGCTGTGGGGCCTGTTCCGGCGCTCGGGCTGGCTCTGAGCGACGGGCGCGGCGGGGCCGGTCAGACGGCGCCGGCGGTGGGCTCCAGCACGCCCGTGATCAGCAGGAGCGCGACGAGCGCGGCGAGCGCGAGCCGGTAGACGACGAACGGCTTGTAGCTGAACGTCGAGACGATCTTCAGGAACGCGATGATGACGACGTACCCGATGACGAAGGCCACGAGGGTCGCGACGAGCGTCACGCCGAAGC is a genomic window containing:
- a CDS encoding CorA family divalent cation transporter; its protein translation is MTASARDEQVPGPADGADPAPPPVDVPVAAPVPAGRTWVEGVAGTWVPAEGPAARPGEAAARGATWVVADGLDAVADTWAATGADVRTVEAVRAGVPAAGDEQVGAHHPRLRARAERLPGGGIALSAPTLAWVEDSWEVRTGRVVVVLRDDVVVTAEEGGAGVLDAVVDRVAGGHRPTGERGARAVLAAVLLTLAASAADVETSLSESVADVERLVFSERPAPGALGVVYDLKREIAEARRALAPLGAHLAELVEEVLDGDAAHRQPPWLRRVQASADRTDRHLQAQDSLLGDMLEVHLAQVSVRQNEDMRKISAWAAIVAAPTLVAGVYGMNFRHMPELAWPLGYPLAVGGMAVLCVVLWGLFRRSGWL